From the genome of Syntrophales bacterium, one region includes:
- a CDS encoding ABC transporter substrate-binding protein, whose amino-acid sequence MKRSVMAVMVILMVLGGVAPLSASDPIRVGAAINLTGPASTFGQFHAKGQQDYFNYINETKGGVHGRKIEMILVDSMYRVQESVSAVRRFAVRDNVDMIATWGAGEGMAAKPIIQRYKIPTINYSTGWEILEEPVDYMYLPFGSYRLDCYAILDYIKAIHAGPDAPKVGLLTYNNAYGKSIHEPSREYAARTGIDIVSIEDFPPQTVDVTTELLRLKRSGAEYVFIQMLPAAIITALRDADRLGYTPPFFGTWTSTDPDFFTMGKGLIRDRLRIQFPGGVPEDGSEGMALMEELRERYGTVTSFDASYWEGVAVAMIMERAFIRAGEQAGAITRESINAAMESFDGESFGGLLPDVSYSSTNHEGSFTARIVQVNEDGSFLPLTSFFVPGKDSLEIIRQP is encoded by the coding sequence ATGAAACGATCAGTGATGGCGGTCATGGTTATACTGATGGTCCTGGGGGGCGTGGCCCCTCTTTCGGCGTCGGATCCGATCCGTGTGGGAGCGGCGATCAACCTGACAGGACCCGCTTCGACCTTCGGGCAGTTTCACGCCAAGGGTCAACAGGACTATTTCAATTATATCAATGAAACAAAGGGAGGTGTTCATGGACGGAAGATTGAGATGATCCTCGTCGATTCCATGTATCGAGTACAGGAATCCGTCTCCGCCGTCAGGCGCTTTGCCGTCAGGGACAACGTCGACATGATCGCCACTTGGGGTGCCGGCGAGGGAATGGCGGCGAAACCGATTATCCAGCGCTACAAGATTCCCACAATCAACTATTCCACGGGTTGGGAAATCCTCGAAGAACCCGTTGATTACATGTATCTCCCCTTCGGAAGCTACCGCCTTGACTGTTACGCGATACTCGACTACATCAAGGCGATCCATGCGGGCCCCGATGCCCCTAAGGTCGGCCTTCTGACCTATAACAACGCCTACGGAAAATCGATCCACGAACCGAGCAGGGAATATGCCGCCCGGACCGGCATCGACATTGTCAGCATAGAAGACTTTCCTCCCCAGACGGTGGACGTGACCACGGAACTCCTGCGACTCAAGCGGAGCGGCGCCGAGTATGTGTTCATCCAGATGCTGCCGGCGGCGATCATCACAGCCCTTCGAGACGCCGACCGCCTGGGCTATACCCCTCCCTTCTTCGGTACCTGGACGTCAACGGATCCCGACTTCTTCACTATGGGCAAGGGCCTTATCCGTGACCGGCTGCGGATCCAGTTCCCCGGCGGTGTCCCGGAAGACGGCTCGGAGGGCATGGCCCTTATGGAGGAGCTCCGGGAACGATACGGGACGGTTACGTCTTTCGACGCTTCCTACTGGGAAGGTGTTGCCGTGGCCATGATCATGGAACGCGCCTTCATCCGGGCAGGCGAGCAGGCGGGAGCAATAACGCGGGAAAGCATCAACGCGGCCATGGAGTCCTTTGACGGGGAATCCTTCGGCGGTCTGTTGCCTGACGTGAGCTATTCTTCGACCAATCATGAAGGATCCTTTACGGCGCGCATCGTTCAGGTTAACGAAGACGGGTCGTTTCTCCCTCTGACGTCCTTCTTCGTTCCCGGGAAAGACAGTCTGGAAATCATCCGGCAGCCATGA
- a CDS encoding branched-chain amino acid ABC transporter permease, which translates to MIMKMLRNLRFSLCGNYYDRYEQEIAIFETDFGRLCLLAALVILFAVVPFVSGSYTLYLLIIIAITSIAALGLNILVGFTGQLSLGHGAFFGVGAYTAAVLAADFGWPFLLCVLAGGIVTAIVGIGFGLPSGRLKGLYLTIATLAGQFIIEYVLVHWESVTKGVRGIVLPFPALFGIFLDGDIAYFYVTFIALVLMTFIAVNIMRSRYGRAFIAIRDNDRAAEGMGIPIFRYKLLSFAISSFYAGFAGALWAFYMVSITAEPFTLMLSVEYIAMIIIGGLGSIPGAIFGAAFIVMLNEILRLITQFLMNTPFMSGIELTLAPLRELAFGLAIVLFIIFEPRGLAELWRIVKSNFRLWPFSY; encoded by the coding sequence ATGATAATGAAAATGTTAAGGAATCTCAGGTTCAGTCTTTGTGGAAATTACTACGACCGCTATGAGCAGGAAATCGCAATCTTTGAAACCGACTTCGGGCGCCTCTGCCTTCTGGCGGCACTGGTGATTCTTTTCGCGGTGGTTCCCTTCGTGAGCGGGTCGTATACTCTGTATCTGCTGATCATAATCGCCATCACGTCCATCGCCGCCCTGGGACTGAACATCCTCGTGGGATTCACGGGGCAGCTTTCACTTGGCCACGGCGCGTTTTTCGGTGTCGGCGCCTATACGGCGGCCGTTCTTGCCGCCGATTTCGGCTGGCCCTTTCTGCTCTGCGTTCTCGCGGGAGGTATCGTGACGGCCATCGTGGGCATCGGATTCGGATTGCCCTCCGGGCGCCTGAAGGGCCTGTACCTCACCATTGCCACCCTGGCGGGCCAGTTCATCATCGAGTACGTTCTGGTACACTGGGAAAGCGTCACGAAGGGTGTCCGGGGTATCGTGCTTCCTTTTCCGGCGCTTTTCGGAATCTTTCTCGACGGCGACATCGCCTATTTCTACGTTACCTTCATTGCTCTCGTTCTGATGACGTTCATAGCCGTCAACATCATGCGGAGCCGCTACGGTCGGGCCTTCATCGCCATACGCGACAACGACAGAGCAGCCGAGGGCATGGGAATACCCATATTCCGGTACAAACTGCTCTCTTTTGCCATCAGTTCATTTTACGCGGGATTTGCCGGTGCCCTCTGGGCCTTCTACATGGTGAGCATCACGGCGGAACCCTTCACGCTCATGCTCTCGGTAGAATACATTGCCATGATCATCATCGGAGGGCTGGGGAGCATTCCCGGCGCGATTTTCGGCGCCGCGTTCATCGTGATGCTCAACGAAATCCTGAGACTCATCACCCAGTTTCTCATGAACACGCCGTTCATGTCGGGCATCGAGCTGACCCTCGCGCCCCTGAGGGAACTGGCCTTCGGCCTGGCCATCGTTCTGTTCATCATATTCGAGCCCCGGGGTCTGGCCGAACTGTGGCGGATAGTGAAATCAAATTTCAGGCTCTGGCCTTTTTCATACTAG
- a CDS encoding ABC transporter ATP-binding protein — translation MKSLRGQPRIFEGKAGTVAAELAVENLSLSFGGVMALNDVSLELSTGELLAVIGPNGAGKTSLLNCLTGYYHPQKGTIRFNGEDVTGYSSHHLVEKGIGRTFQNIELFTGMSVISNMLMARHLHGSYSFAGACLFLPSVRREEIRNHEIVEEIIDFLEMQPIRKQLVGSLPYGLRKRVELGRALALEPRLLVLDEPFAGMNLEEKEDMVRFLAELSRSWKQTMILVEHDMSVVMSLSDRVVALNFGRKLAEGSPEEIQENTEVIRAYLGDKIDLE, via the coding sequence ATGAAGTCGCTCCGGGGACAGCCACGCATATTTGAGGGAAAGGCCGGGACGGTCGCGGCGGAACTGGCCGTTGAAAATCTTTCCCTCTCCTTCGGCGGCGTCATGGCCTTGAACGACGTCTCTCTCGAACTTTCCACGGGAGAGCTGCTGGCGGTCATAGGACCGAACGGAGCGGGGAAGACGAGCCTTTTAAACTGCCTCACCGGATACTACCATCCCCAGAAAGGGACAATCCGGTTCAACGGAGAGGATGTGACCGGCTATTCCTCGCACCATCTCGTTGAAAAGGGTATCGGCAGGACATTTCAGAACATCGAGCTTTTTACGGGCATGTCTGTCATTTCCAACATGCTCATGGCCCGGCATCTCCACGGCAGCTACAGTTTTGCGGGTGCCTGTCTTTTCCTGCCTTCCGTCCGTAGGGAAGAGATCAGGAACCATGAAATTGTGGAAGAAATTATCGATTTTCTCGAAATGCAACCCATCAGAAAGCAGTTGGTGGGGTCTCTTCCCTACGGGTTGAGGAAACGGGTCGAGTTGGGAAGGGCCCTTGCTCTGGAACCGAGGCTGCTGGTCCTGGACGAACCCTTCGCGGGAATGAATCTGGAAGAGAAGGAGGACATGGTACGGTTTCTTGCCGAGCTGAGCCGGTCCTGGAAGCAGACTATGATACTGGTCGAGCATGACATGTCGGTGGTCATGTCCTTGTCCGACCGGGTGGTGGCACTTAATTTCGGCAGGAAGCTGGCCGAGGGAAGCCCCGAGGAGATACAGGAAAACACCGAGGTTATACGGGCCTATCTCGGCGATAAAATTGACCTGGAGTAA
- a CDS encoding branched-chain amino acid ABC transporter permease, translating into MEFFLQLLINGISLGFLYGLAAMGFVMIFKASRVLNFAHGEILALGAYLFLTLVTWAHLPIPVAFVLSLAGSFILGFIIERLFLRPLIGEPLIYVIMLTVGLAAMFKGLILLVWGGNLYVYPDFLPAWLAVNLGPVRVPPVYVASIVIGLTFLAVFGLFFKFSSQGIYMRSVADNQPAAMSLGVHVRRVFALSWAIAALVAGMSGIVLGIISGINVHDLSSIGLKVFPVVILGGLDSIGGAIIGALIIGLLETFTGGYISPSLRDVVPYICLIFILMVKPYGLFGLVEIERV; encoded by the coding sequence ATGGAATTTTTTCTGCAACTGCTTATCAATGGGATCAGCCTCGGATTTCTCTACGGGCTTGCCGCCATGGGCTTTGTCATGATCTTCAAGGCTTCCCGGGTTCTCAATTTCGCCCATGGCGAAATCCTTGCCCTGGGGGCGTACCTGTTCCTGACCCTTGTAACCTGGGCGCACCTGCCCATTCCGGTTGCCTTTGTCCTTTCCCTCGCCGGGAGTTTCATCCTGGGTTTCATCATTGAGCGTCTCTTCCTGAGGCCCCTTATCGGCGAACCCCTCATATATGTCATCATGCTCACCGTTGGACTGGCGGCCATGTTCAAGGGGCTGATACTGCTCGTCTGGGGAGGAAATCTGTACGTCTACCCCGATTTCCTCCCCGCCTGGCTCGCCGTTAACCTCGGCCCCGTCAGAGTACCGCCGGTCTACGTAGCCTCCATCGTCATCGGGCTGACTTTTCTGGCCGTCTTCGGTCTGTTCTTCAAGTTCTCTTCTCAGGGAATCTATATGCGTTCCGTGGCTGACAACCAGCCCGCCGCCATGTCCCTCGGCGTCCATGTGAGACGGGTTTTCGCCCTGTCATGGGCCATCGCCGCCCTCGTAGCCGGCATGAGCGGCATTGTCCTGGGCATCATCAGCGGCATCAACGTCCATGACCTGTCGTCCATCGGCCTGAAGGTCTTTCCCGTTGTTATCCTGGGAGGCCTCGACAGCATCGGCGGGGCCATCATAGGAGCCCTCATTATCGGTCTCCTTGAGACGTTTACGGGGGGCTACATTTCACCTTCTTTGCGGGACGTGGTTCCTTATATCTGCCTCATTTTCATTCTCATGGTGAAACCCTACGGGCTCTTCGGCCTGGTGGAAATCGAGAGGGTCTAG
- a CDS encoding AMP-binding protein, protein MATEELDLLRTMTLPQVLLHHAQTLSAECVAIREKSLGIWNSFTWQDYARYVKHVAYGLKALGFERGDHLGIVMDNHAEWLFSELGAQALGGVSLNLFTSAVGIEIARTLERVKARIVVVQDQEQADKLLENRAMLPQVAKVIYVDPTGMSSYGDESWLISFKQVLTLGMEMEAQFPRFFAEEVARGNPDDVALMIMTSGTTGLSKLAMITHANFTDIGRKWIEASPIGINSNWLSMSPPPWIVDQMWGVGVALVGAVTMNFPETHDTVMDDFRELGPDIIITSSRFWEDLASTVRVKIEDSGRLNRALFSRAVKTGEQVVDREEARERLPVRLRLLNFFSSLLVYRPLLNRLGSGRLKTAYTGGHPISPDVIRFFRSIGLNLKQCYGLTEAGGIFQVQPDGEVRAETVGKPLPGTYVQISDNGEVLVSSGSVFRGYFNDYEATEASFSQGWLKTGDAGYITDEGHLVIIGRNDEIIRDKKGRVFSPDFIETRLKFSPFIKEAVIFGEGRPFITALINIDMGNVGAWAENRMIPYTTYTDLSQQKPVEDLILGEVRSVNDRLPEHMRIQKFILLYKLLDADDDELTRTGKVRRRFVYGLYLKLIEAMYGGLSELAVKGRVRYRDGRTGTIETTVRIISG, encoded by the coding sequence ATGGCAACAGAAGAACTTGACCTGTTGAGAACTATGACGCTTCCACAGGTGTTGCTCCATCATGCTCAGACTCTTTCTGCCGAGTGCGTCGCAATTCGTGAAAAAAGTCTCGGCATCTGGAACAGTTTTACCTGGCAGGACTATGCCCGCTACGTGAAGCACGTGGCTTACGGATTGAAGGCCCTGGGATTCGAGAGGGGGGATCACCTCGGTATCGTTATGGACAACCACGCGGAGTGGCTCTTCAGTGAACTGGGAGCCCAGGCCCTGGGCGGTGTGAGCCTGAACCTTTTTACCTCTGCCGTCGGCATTGAAATAGCCCGGACCCTGGAGCGGGTCAAGGCCCGCATCGTGGTTGTCCAGGACCAGGAACAGGCGGATAAACTTCTTGAAAACAGGGCCATGCTGCCCCAGGTTGCAAAGGTGATCTACGTGGATCCCACGGGCATGAGTTCCTACGGGGACGAATCATGGCTGATCAGCTTCAAACAGGTTCTTACGTTGGGAATGGAAATGGAAGCACAGTTTCCCCGCTTCTTCGCTGAAGAAGTTGCCCGGGGGAATCCCGATGACGTCGCTCTCATGATCATGACATCCGGTACCACCGGCCTGTCGAAGCTTGCCATGATAACCCACGCCAATTTTACCGATATAGGGCGAAAATGGATCGAAGCATCTCCCATCGGCATCAACTCGAACTGGCTATCCATGTCGCCGCCGCCCTGGATAGTCGACCAGATGTGGGGAGTGGGTGTCGCCCTGGTCGGAGCGGTGACCATGAATTTCCCCGAAACCCACGACACGGTCATGGATGATTTCAGGGAACTGGGTCCGGACATCATCATTACTTCGTCACGCTTCTGGGAGGATCTGGCTTCCACCGTCAGGGTGAAAATCGAGGATTCAGGACGCCTGAACCGTGCCCTCTTCTCCAGGGCCGTGAAAACAGGTGAGCAGGTGGTCGATCGGGAGGAGGCACGGGAACGCCTGCCGGTCCGTCTGCGGCTCCTCAATTTTTTTTCGTCGCTCCTCGTGTATCGTCCCCTCCTGAACCGGCTCGGGAGCGGACGCCTGAAAACCGCCTACACGGGGGGGCACCCCATCAGCCCCGACGTTATTCGCTTTTTCCGCTCGATCGGCCTCAACCTCAAACAATGCTACGGGCTGACCGAGGCGGGCGGTATTTTCCAGGTTCAGCCCGACGGTGAGGTGAGGGCTGAAACCGTTGGAAAGCCGTTGCCCGGAACGTATGTTCAGATATCGGATAATGGAGAAGTTCTCGTATCATCCGGCTCAGTCTTCAGGGGATACTTCAACGATTACGAGGCAACGGAAGCGTCATTTTCCCAGGGCTGGCTCAAGACGGGTGACGCCGGATACATCACCGATGAGGGCCACCTCGTCATCATCGGGAGAAACGATGAGATCATCCGGGACAAGAAAGGAAGGGTGTTTTCTCCGGATTTCATCGAAACCCGGCTCAAGTTTTCGCCCTTCATCAAGGAGGCGGTCATTTTCGGAGAGGGGCGGCCTTTCATAACGGCACTGATCAACATAGACATGGGAAACGTGGGAGCTTGGGCGGAGAACCGCATGATACCCTACACGACCTATACAGACCTGTCCCAGCAGAAACCCGTGGAGGACCTTATCCTCGGAGAGGTACGGTCTGTCAACGATCGCCTGCCGGAACACATGAGGATTCAAAAATTTATCCTGCTCTACAAGCTTCTCGATGCCGATGACGATGAACTGACCAGGACGGGAAAGGTGCGTCGGCGCTTTGTATACGGACTCTATCTGAAGCTCATAGAGGCCATGTACGGCGGCCTGAGCGAGCTTGCCGTGAAGGGCCGGGTCCGCTACCGGGACGGGCGAACGGGGACCATTGAAACGACGGTGCGCATAATTTCCGGGTGA
- a CDS encoding glycerate kinase: MPEESMRRDARAIFDAGLGAADARLAVSRVVLLNGGDRLTIGSWSRSLDDIDRVFVVGAGKAAWPMAAALEDILGPRISDGHVTTKYGHGGPLNILSISEAGHPVPDEAGVDGAKMILHIAGRAGPGDLVLCLISGGGSALMPLPAGNLTLSHKQALTKELLNCGATIHEINSLRKHLSAIKGGRLALAAAPATVISLILSDVIGDDLDVIASGPTVPDRSTFADCDAVLEEYGIRERLPKPLRGYLEAGVRGAVLETPKPGEAVFEKTWNFIVGNAAQSIEAAGEKARELGYTPLVLSSSIEGETREVAKVHAAIAREVLKSGNPVAPPACILSGGETTVTVRGNGTGGRNMEFALAAAIDLDGTEGIVVLSGGTDGTDGPTDAAGAVVDGGTVRRGGEAGKRAREYLGRNDSYNYFCGSGELLMTGPTLTNVMDLRIMLVGSGDGRYRAMPLSHRTG, from the coding sequence ATGCCGGAAGAAAGCATGAGGCGGGACGCCCGTGCCATTTTTGACGCCGGTCTCGGAGCCGCCGACGCCCGACTGGCAGTGTCTCGGGTTGTTCTCCTGAACGGCGGAGACAGGCTCACCATCGGGTCGTGGTCGAGGAGCCTCGACGACATCGATCGCGTTTTCGTGGTTGGGGCGGGAAAGGCCGCCTGGCCTATGGCGGCGGCTCTCGAAGACATTCTCGGGCCACGGATCAGCGACGGTCACGTCACCACGAAATACGGCCACGGAGGACCGCTTAATATCCTGTCGATATCCGAGGCGGGCCATCCCGTCCCCGATGAAGCCGGAGTGGACGGCGCGAAAATGATTCTCCATATCGCGGGCAGGGCAGGGCCGGGAGATCTGGTCCTGTGCCTTATCTCCGGCGGCGGTTCGGCACTGATGCCCCTGCCGGCGGGGAACCTCACCCTGAGCCACAAGCAGGCGCTCACGAAGGAGTTGCTGAACTGTGGTGCCACTATCCATGAAATCAATTCCCTGCGCAAACATCTATCGGCCATAAAGGGAGGTCGGCTCGCCCTGGCCGCCGCCCCGGCGACGGTTATTTCGCTGATACTTTCCGATGTGATCGGCGATGACCTGGATGTCATCGCCTCGGGGCCCACCGTTCCGGACAGAAGCACCTTCGCCGATTGCGATGCCGTTCTCGAGGAATACGGCATCAGGGAGCGACTGCCGAAACCCCTTCGCGGCTATCTCGAGGCGGGAGTGCGCGGCGCCGTTCTGGAAACGCCGAAGCCGGGGGAGGCGGTCTTTGAGAAAACCTGGAACTTCATTGTCGGAAATGCGGCCCAGTCCATAGAAGCGGCCGGGGAAAAGGCCCGCGAGCTTGGATACACGCCTCTCGTGCTTTCGTCGTCCATAGAAGGAGAAACCAGGGAGGTGGCCAAGGTTCACGCCGCCATTGCCAGGGAAGTTTTAAAGTCGGGGAATCCCGTGGCTCCGCCGGCCTGCATCCTGTCGGGCGGTGAAACAACGGTAACCGTTCGGGGGAACGGCACGGGGGGAAGAAACATGGAATTCGCCCTGGCCGCCGCGATCGACCTGGACGGGACAGAGGGCATCGTTGTTTTGAGTGGGGGGACCGACGGAACGGATGGTCCCACCGACGCGGCGGGAGCCGTTGTCGACGGCGGAACGGTCCGGCGGGGCGGAGAGGCTGGAAAGCGCGCCCGGGAATATCTGGGAAGAAACGATTCCTACAACTATTTTTGCGGAAGCGGCGAATTGCTCATGACGGGGCCGACCCTTACCAACGTCATGGACCTGCGGATCATGCTGGTCGGAAGCGGTGACGGCCGGTACCGTGCCATGCCCTTGTCCCACCGGACGGGGTGA
- the hflK gene encoding FtsH protease activity modulator HflK, with translation MAWKNQGDDPWGGRQSSDLKKLLEKIRKSTPFGSFSLGKYGLVPYLAGIFVVLWLLSGVYFVKPDEVGQVKRFGKAVRITAPGPHYHLPRPIETVLTPSVTSVRRIEIGFRPTGQSIPGESLMLTRAENIVDLTFIVQYRIKDPGDYLFNVTQQDKTVKDAAEAAMRQVVGDNDIDDILTIGKFRIQQDAMTILQDILDMYRSGILIVAVELQDVHPPVMVMEAFRDVASAREDRARMINQAHGYRNELLPRAKGMASEIVNEAIGYKEARIIRARGEASRFTQILAQYASAPEVTRERLYIETMEEILPSMEKIILEGAVGANLLPHLSLESGFPGSPAPEGEVP, from the coding sequence ATGGCATGGAAGAATCAGGGAGATGATCCCTGGGGCGGACGGCAGTCGTCGGATCTGAAAAAGCTGCTGGAAAAGATCAGGAAATCCACTCCTTTCGGATCCTTCAGTCTGGGGAAATACGGACTTGTTCCTTACCTTGCCGGGATTTTTGTGGTTCTCTGGCTTCTGTCGGGCGTGTACTTTGTAAAACCCGACGAGGTGGGCCAGGTGAAGCGATTCGGCAAGGCCGTCCGAATCACGGCACCGGGTCCTCACTACCATCTTCCCCGGCCCATTGAAACAGTCCTTACCCCCTCGGTAACCTCCGTGCGCCGCATTGAAATCGGCTTCAGACCGACCGGTCAGAGCATTCCCGGTGAAAGCCTCATGCTGACACGGGCCGAGAACATCGTGGACCTGACCTTTATTGTTCAGTACAGGATCAAGGATCCCGGGGACTACCTCTTCAACGTAACCCAACAGGATAAAACGGTAAAAGATGCGGCCGAGGCGGCCATGCGCCAGGTCGTGGGAGACAACGATATCGATGACATCCTGACGATAGGCAAGTTCAGGATTCAGCAGGACGCCATGACGATCCTGCAGGATATTCTCGACATGTATCGGTCGGGCATCCTGATCGTGGCGGTTGAACTGCAGGACGTCCATCCGCCCGTCATGGTCATGGAGGCTTTCCGGGACGTGGCGAGCGCCCGGGAGGACCGGGCGAGAATGATCAACCAGGCCCACGGGTACCGAAACGAACTCCTGCCGAGGGCTAAAGGCATGGCTTCTGAAATCGTCAACGAGGCCATCGGCTACAAGGAGGCCCGCATCATCAGAGCCCGGGGTGAAGCGAGCCGGTTCACACAGATTCTCGCCCAGTACGCGAGTGCGCCGGAAGTGACCCGGGAACGTCTGTACATAGAAACGATGGAAGAGATTCTTCCATCCATGGAAAAGATCATCCTCGAGGGGGCCGTCGGCGCCAATCTCCTGCCGCACCTGTCCCTGGAGTCCGGTTTCCCGGGCTCGCCGGCGCCGGAAGGGGAAGTGCCATGA
- the hflC gene encoding protease modulator HflC, whose translation MNMKASLIAIVGILLAGFLSFGLFTVDQTQQAIVIQLGRPRPHSYGPGLHFKVPFVQEVVYFESRILQYDASPTEVLTRDKKNLVVDNFTKWRIEDPLIFYKSVRNETGARSRLDDIVYAQLRVELGLHDLSDIVSTTRSSVMEGVTRIAAERAKVYGIEVVDVRIKRADLAEQNEKHVFERMRAEREREARQYRSEGEEESKKITTQADMEKAVILAEAYRRAETLRGEGDAEAIRIYAEAYLQDPAFFSYFRSLEAYKKTMKDRTKLIVTPDVPFFRYLR comes from the coding sequence ATGAACATGAAGGCCTCCCTTATCGCCATTGTCGGCATTCTCCTGGCTGGTTTCCTTTCCTTCGGCCTTTTCACGGTGGACCAGACGCAGCAGGCGATTGTCATCCAGCTGGGCAGGCCCCGCCCTCACTCCTATGGACCGGGCCTTCATTTCAAGGTTCCCTTCGTGCAGGAAGTGGTCTATTTTGAAAGTCGAATTCTTCAGTACGACGCGAGCCCCACGGAGGTTCTGACACGGGACAAGAAGAATCTGGTTGTGGACAATTTCACCAAATGGAGAATAGAAGACCCGCTCATATTTTATAAATCGGTGAGAAACGAGACGGGCGCGCGGTCGCGCCTTGACGACATCGTATACGCCCAGCTTCGGGTGGAGCTGGGATTGCACGATCTATCGGATATCGTGTCGACAACCCGGAGCTCCGTCATGGAGGGGGTGACCCGCATAGCGGCGGAGCGGGCCAAGGTGTACGGCATAGAAGTGGTAGACGTCAGGATCAAGAGGGCCGACCTGGCGGAACAGAACGAGAAGCATGTGTTCGAACGCATGAGGGCCGAGCGTGAACGGGAAGCCCGACAATACAGGTCCGAGGGGGAAGAGGAGTCTAAGAAAATCACCACCCAGGCGGACATGGAAAAAGCGGTCATACTTGCAGAAGCTTACAGGAGAGCGGAAACATTGCGGGGAGAAGGTGACGCCGAGGCGATCAGGATCTATGCGGAGGCCTATCTGCAGGACCCGGCATTTTTCTCCTACTTCAGAAGCCTTGAAGCCTACAAGAAGACCATGAAGGATCGGACAAAGCTGATTGTAACACCGGACGTGCCGTTTTTCAGGTACCTGCGGTAA
- a CDS encoding phosphomannomutase/phosphoglucomutase, whose product MNPEVFREYDVRGIVGKDLTDDFVIDLGRAIGTHSREKGVRTMALGRDTRLSSQAYHGLMMRGLASTGIDVIDIGLCASPMLYFSIRHLGTDGGVMVTGSHNPPDFNGFKICVGPDTIYGEEIQRLRVIMEREAYLSGSGTTMECSVTEAYQDYICNNVTVPSTLSIAVDGGNGVGGHFGIPVFERLGCSVTQLYCDMDGNFPNHFPDPTVEENLADLIRVVRDNRLHMGIAFDGDADRIGVISENGRIIWGDELLLLFSRFILKEHPGAVIIGEVKCSQKLYDDIERRGGRGIMWKAGHSLIKGKMKEEKALLAGEMSGHIFFADRYFGFDDAIYAAARLLEIVSTSGSGLDDLLADIPKSFTTPEIRVDCPDSLKFEVVERVTDHFRHRYDIIDIDGVRVRFDGGWGLVRASNTQPVLVMRFEAFSERRLSEIRSLVETVVSDALRQSGGSAMT is encoded by the coding sequence ATGAATCCGGAAGTGTTTCGAGAATATGATGTGCGCGGCATCGTCGGGAAAGACCTGACGGACGATTTTGTCATTGACCTTGGAAGGGCAATCGGCACCCACAGCCGCGAAAAGGGTGTGCGTACCATGGCCCTGGGCCGCGATACCCGCCTTTCCTCGCAGGCCTATCACGGGCTGATGATGAGAGGGCTCGCTTCAACGGGAATCGACGTCATCGATATCGGCCTTTGCGCCTCGCCCATGCTGTACTTTTCCATACGTCACCTTGGGACTGACGGAGGCGTCATGGTGACGGGAAGCCATAATCCCCCTGATTTCAATGGCTTCAAGATCTGCGTTGGGCCTGACACCATTTACGGAGAGGAAATTCAGAGGCTCAGGGTCATCATGGAACGAGAAGCTTACCTGTCAGGATCGGGAACGACGATGGAATGCTCCGTGACAGAGGCTTACCAGGACTACATCTGCAACAACGTTACGGTCCCCTCAACCCTCTCCATCGCCGTCGACGGCGGTAACGGCGTGGGAGGTCATTTCGGGATACCCGTCTTCGAACGCCTGGGTTGCTCGGTGACGCAATTATACTGTGACATGGACGGAAACTTCCCCAATCACTTTCCCGACCCCACGGTGGAGGAAAATCTGGCAGACCTGATCCGGGTGGTACGGGACAACCGACTTCACATGGGCATCGCTTTCGATGGTGACGCCGACAGAATAGGCGTCATCTCCGAAAACGGCAGGATCATCTGGGGTGACGAACTGCTCCTGCTCTTCTCACGCTTTATTCTGAAAGAACATCCCGGCGCCGTCATTATCGGCGAAGTGAAGTGTTCCCAGAAACTCTACGATGACATTGAACGGCGGGGCGGCCGGGGCATCATGTGGAAGGCGGGCCACTCCCTCATCAAGGGAAAAATGAAGGAAGAAAAGGCGCTCCTGGCAGGCGAGATGAGCGGCCACATCTTTTTTGCCGACCGATACTTCGGCTTCGACGACGCCATCTACGCCGCCGCCCGTCTCCTCGAAATCGTTTCCACAAGCGGTTCGGGACTGGACGACCTTCTCGCGGACATTCCGAAAAGCTTTACCACGCCTGAAATACGGGTAGATTGTCCCGATTCCCTGAAATTCGAAGTTGTCGAGCGAGTGACCGATCATTTCAGACACCGCTATGACATCATAGATATCGACGGTGTCCGGGTCCGCTTCGACGGTGGATGGGGCCTCGTCAGGGCTTCGAACACGCAGCCCGTCCTGGTCATGCGCTTTGAAGCGTTTAGTGAACGGCGACTGAGTGAAATCCGCTCCCTCGTGGAGACGGTCGTCAGTGACGCGCTGCGGCAATCCGGCGGATCGGCCATGACCTAG